Within Chelatococcus sp. HY11, the genomic segment TGGTGGTGGTGATGCTTAGTCGACGAGCGCCGCGTCCAATGTGATTTCAGCTTTCAGGAGCTTGGAAACGGGGCAGCCGGCCTTGGCCTTGTTCGCGAGTTCCTTGAATATCTCGGGCGTCGCTCCGGGGATCTTGGCGCGCAAGGTCAGATGCACCGCCGTGATGGCGAAGCCGTCCTCAACCTTATCGAGGGTGACCTCGGCGGTTGTGTCCATGTTCTCGGCCGTCAGCTTGGCCTCGCCGAGGATGAGCGAGAGCGCCATGGTGAAACAGCCGGCATGGGCCGCGCCGATGAGTTCTTCGGGATTGGTGCCGGGCTTGCCCTCGAAGCGGCTGCTGAAGCCATAGGGATAGGCACTCAGCGCCCCGCTTTTCGTCGAGATCGCTCCCTTGCCATCCTTGATGCCACCTTGCCATACGGCTGATCCACTCGTCTTCATGAATGATCTCCTGACAGTCGGTGAGGGGCCGCGAGCCGTGCAGCTGGCTCCACCATTGCGGCGACCCTCACCCCTTGGTTGACCAACTGGAGCGGTTACCCTCGGGAGAGGCGCTCCAGCGCGAAAGGCTGATGTCACTCTATACCGGCGTGCGGACGCTGATACAGCGAGGAGATAAGCAGGAGCGGGCGCGTCTTCCAGTGCGTCGCGGTGCTTTGGCGCAAAGCTTCCGAAGCGGTCGCGATGCCTCACCGATAAAAAGATGGCGCATATCTTTGCGCCCCGCTCACCTTTAAACCGGTTGGCATCGAAGCCGGGCTTGCATTCTGCCATCTGCCCGCTATAGAAGCGCAGCGCGTGGGCGAAGAGGTGCTGTTCCACAGCATCGCGTGGGTGACAGACGGGGTGCCAAGCCCCAGTCTCTCACCTCAAGTCCGCGCCGGGGAGAGGTGGCCGAGTGGTTGAAGGCGCACGCCTGGAACGCGTGTATACGGGCAACCGTATCGAGGGTTCGAATCCCTCTCTCTCCGCCAAGCGTTCTTCTAAGATGTTGAATTGTCTAAATTT encodes:
- a CDS encoding OsmC family protein, which produces MKTSGSAVWQGGIKDGKGAISTKSGALSAYPYGFSSRFEGKPGTNPEELIGAAHAGCFTMALSLILGEAKLTAENMDTTAEVTLDKVEDGFAITAVHLTLRAKIPGATPEIFKELANKAKAGCPVSKLLKAEITLDAALVD